A genomic stretch from Chitinophagaceae bacterium includes:
- a CDS encoding biopolymer transporter ExbD has translation MSKLNKIARKSTWVDMTAFVDVSFLILTFFMLATKFKPPEVIKIDNPKSVSSEKVDDKDVFKVSFDGEGRVFISFSSDKEGKEKAQLTAEVLSRQKGLGLTPAEISNFKKFSVGGIGVPVSQLKSFLALSDEDYKKFKQPGIPVADTLNNQLDTYINALLTGTGGRKPANVMLNGDNGTKYPYFKNVLAAFKKNGIFSFKLITSLEGVPTGTPLYKKQNTQAK, from the coding sequence ATGTCCAAACTCAATAAAATAGCCAGGAAAAGTACGTGGGTGGATATGACAGCCTTTGTGGATGTGTCGTTCCTTATCCTCACGTTCTTTATGCTGGCAACGAAATTCAAGCCACCTGAAGTGATCAAGATAGACAATCCAAAATCGGTTTCATCTGAGAAAGTTGACGACAAGGATGTGTTTAAAGTATCATTTGATGGCGAAGGAAGGGTATTTATCAGTTTCAGTTCTGATAAAGAAGGAAAAGAAAAAGCCCAGTTAACTGCTGAAGTGTTAAGCCGTCAGAAAGGACTCGGATTAACTCCTGCCGAAATCTCCAATTTTAAGAAATTTTCTGTTGGTGGAATCGGTGTTCCTGTTAGTCAATTGAAGAGTTTTTTGGCTTTAAGTGATGAGGATTATAAAAAATTCAAACAACCGGGTATTCCTGTTGCTGATACTTTAAATAATCAGTTGGATACATATATCAACGCATTGCTTACAGGCACAGGTGGACGTAAACCGGCCAATGTGATGTTAAATGGTGATAATGGAACAAAATATCCTTACTTTAAAAATGTATTAGCTGCATTTAAGAAGAACGGCATTTTCTCCTTTAAACTGATTACGTCACTGGAAGGTGTACCAACTGGTACTCCACTGTATAAAAAACAGAATACACAGGCGAAGTAA
- a CDS encoding zinc-dependent metalloprotease, whose protein sequence is MRKNACFFTVLLFLGTVLPGFSQNRPQTQPTAGGTPQIPSGTQFPAAPRSMPKPYKEVITDKARTDEGLFKVHRIEDKWYFELPDSLLARDILVVNRISKSAAGLSNGFSGYAGDIINNSVIRFERGPNNKIFLKRVSFDNRAKDAEGMFKAVMNSNTLPIAQSFDVRAYGKDSATNTNSTVLELTDYISGDNDILFFSTNSKASLQIGAFQADRSYVQNIRSYPLNIEIKTTKTYNRGGAPGAAANPFAPAAGGAFTIELNSSMLLLPKVPAKARLFDPRVGFFARSYTDFDANPQGVKDVRMAVRWKLEPKPEDVEKYMRGELVEPQKPIIFYIDPATPKKWIPYLMQGVTDWQVAFEKAGFKNAIFGKMAPTAKEDSTWSLEDARFSAIVYKPSEVANASGPNVHDPRSGEILESHINWYHNVMSLLRNWYLIQTAAVDPGSRTMVFEDELMGQLIRFVSSHEVGHTLGLRHNYGSSSTVPVDSLRNKKWVEANGHTPSIMDYARFNYVAQPEDNISRIGLFPRIGDYDKWAIEWGYRWMPEYKTAEEEVPVLSKLTTERLKNKRLWFGTEQNPDDPRSQNEDLGNDAMKASTYGIKNLQRILPNLINWTKQPNETYEGLDEMYTQVVSQFGRYMGHVDKNIGGVYETPKMVEQEGGVYEFVSKSVQKEAMSFLTQQLFTTPTWLINNDISSRTGENPQIVIGTRQESILNRIISTNTLSKLFIAESTLGNNAYKATEVMDDLRRAIFSEVYAKKATDVYRRNLQKMFTERIISLLPSTAPATVATGGFGITLQITPSLSTKNTDTYSILKGTLRTLRNDIRTALPTVTDPMTKLHLQDLVDRITLVLEPK, encoded by the coding sequence ATGAGAAAAAATGCATGCTTTTTTACCGTGTTGCTTTTCCTGGGAACAGTTCTGCCGGGATTTTCCCAGAATCGGCCACAAACTCAGCCAACTGCCGGTGGCACTCCGCAAATTCCTTCAGGAACCCAATTTCCTGCAGCCCCCCGTTCTATGCCAAAACCTTATAAAGAGGTAATTACTGATAAGGCACGTACAGATGAAGGTTTGTTTAAAGTTCACCGTATAGAAGATAAATGGTATTTCGAATTACCCGATTCTTTGCTGGCCAGAGATATCCTCGTTGTGAACCGTATTTCCAAATCTGCAGCAGGTTTAAGCAATGGCTTCAGCGGGTATGCAGGCGACATTATTAATAATAGTGTAATCCGTTTTGAAAGAGGGCCCAATAATAAAATATTCCTGAAGAGGGTTTCATTTGACAACAGGGCAAAAGATGCTGAAGGAATGTTTAAGGCTGTGATGAACTCCAACACACTGCCTATTGCGCAGTCTTTTGATGTAAGAGCTTACGGAAAAGATTCGGCGACCAATACCAATTCAACTGTGCTGGAGTTGACCGATTATATTTCCGGCGACAACGATATATTGTTCTTTAGTACCAATTCAAAAGCAAGTCTGCAGATTGGAGCTTTCCAAGCCGACAGATCTTATGTTCAAAACATCAGGTCTTACCCGCTGAATATTGAAATTAAAACAACCAAAACATATAATCGTGGTGGAGCTCCCGGAGCTGCAGCCAATCCATTTGCACCTGCTGCAGGCGGAGCATTTACAATTGAATTAAACAGCTCCATGCTGTTACTTCCAAAAGTACCTGCCAAAGCAAGATTGTTTGATCCACGTGTTGGTTTCTTTGCAAGAAGCTATACGGATTTTGATGCCAATCCGCAAGGCGTGAAAGATGTGCGGATGGCCGTTCGCTGGAAACTGGAACCAAAACCGGAAGATGTTGAAAAATACATGCGTGGAGAATTGGTTGAACCTCAAAAGCCCATCATTTTTTATATTGACCCCGCTACTCCAAAAAAATGGATCCCTTATTTAATGCAGGGTGTTACTGACTGGCAGGTTGCTTTTGAAAAAGCCGGTTTCAAAAATGCCATATTTGGTAAGATGGCACCAACTGCAAAAGAAGACAGCACATGGAGCCTTGAAGATGCACGTTTTAGCGCCATCGTTTACAAACCAAGTGAAGTAGCCAATGCAAGTGGACCGAATGTACATGATCCACGGAGCGGTGAAATTTTAGAAAGTCATATTAACTGGTACCATAATGTTATGAGTTTATTACGTAACTGGTACCTGATTCAAACAGCAGCCGTTGATCCGGGTTCAAGAACAATGGTATTTGAAGATGAACTGATGGGCCAATTGATCCGCTTTGTATCATCACACGAAGTTGGTCATACATTGGGTTTACGTCACAACTATGGTTCTTCTTCTACTGTACCTGTTGACAGTTTGCGCAATAAGAAATGGGTGGAAGCAAATGGCCATACTCCTTCTATAATGGATTATGCACGTTTCAACTACGTAGCTCAACCGGAAGATAATATTTCAAGAATTGGTTTATTCCCCCGCATTGGCGATTATGATAAATGGGCCATTGAATGGGGCTACCGCTGGATGCCGGAATACAAAACTGCTGAAGAAGAAGTGCCGGTATTAAGTAAACTCACAACAGAGCGTTTAAAAAATAAGCGTTTGTGGTTTGGTACTGAACAGAATCCTGATGATCCACGTTCACAGAATGAAGATTTAGGTAATGATGCAATGAAAGCAAGTACTTACGGTATTAAAAACCTGCAGCGCATTTTACCAAACCTGATCAACTGGACCAAACAGCCAAACGAAACATATGAAGGTCTTGATGAAATGTATACCCAGGTAGTTTCTCAGTTCGGACGTTATATGGGTCATGTTGACAAGAATATTGGCGGTGTTTATGAAACGCCAAAAATGGTTGAACAGGAAGGCGGTGTTTATGAATTCGTATCGAAGTCAGTTCAAAAAGAAGCGATGAGTTTTTTAACCCAGCAGTTGTTTACAACTCCAACATGGTTGATCAACAATGATATTTCAAGTCGTACAGGTGAGAATCCGCAAATTGTAATTGGTACAAGACAGGAAAGTATCCTTAACCGTATCATCAGCACAAATACACTGAGCAAGTTGTTCATTGCAGAATCTACATTAGGCAACAATGCATATAAAGCAACTGAAGTAATGGATGATCTGCGTCGTGCAATTTTCAGCGAAGTATATGCAAAGAAAGCAACTGATGTTTACCGCCGCAACCTGCAGAAGATGTTTACAGAGCGTATCATTTCCCTGTTACCTTCTACCGCACCTGCAACTGTTGCTACGGGTGGTTTCGGTATAACTTTGCAGATTACTCCTTCATTGAGTACAAAGAATACAGATACCTACTCAATACTAAAAGGAACATTGCGTACACTGCGTAATGATATCCGCACAGCATTACCAACCGTAACCGATCCAATGACCAAACTGCATTTGCAGGACCTGGTTGATCGTATTACACTGGTGCTTGAACCAAAATAA
- the recG gene encoding ATP-dependent DNA helicase RecG, with the protein MHPSSSILSSPIEYLKGVGPLRADLMKKELNIFTFNDLLEHFPYRHLDKTKITPIQQVTLQMDYVQVAGRLTDFEIIGERQGKRLVAHIKDVSGTMELTWFQGINWVQKLLAIGEDYLVFGKLSFFMGKPQIVHPELEVLTHQNAEGRQLLEPIYPTTEKLKAKGLNGRSIAKLTAVLLPQIHIKDLPENLPEHLVTSLNFPSRYDSYRHMHFPADADQYEAALRRLKFEELFFAQLRMAMIKSNRHRFSKGVVFNKVGNLFNEFYSRHLPFQLTGAQKRVLKEIRVDTAKGHQMNRLLQGDVGSGKTIVALLTMLLAADNGFQSCLMAPTEILAQQHFNSISGLLKEMKIEVKLLTGSTKKAEREKILNGLQSGEVQMIVGTHALIEGIVQFKNLGLAIVDEQHRFGVAQRAELKLKNHVPPHMLVMTATPIPRTMAMTAYGDLDYSVMDELPPGRKPITTVHRYETARPAVMDFVKEEIAKGRQAYFIYPLIEESSKLDFENLMKGYEEVKAFFPEPKYYISMVHGKQKADVKETNMMRFKKNDTQIMVATTVIEVGVDVPNASVMVMESAERFGLSQLHQLRGRVGRGSEQSFCILLTGSKLTNDARERLKIMCATNDGFLIAEKDLELRGPGDIEGTKQSGVLNFKLASIVQDKELLEQAKIISDELLIDDPDLSMAKNLLLKTTFYQKKGKHSGAKWHEEISAGIFRLI; encoded by the coding sequence ATCCATCCTTCATCATCCATATTAAGCAGCCCCATCGAATACCTGAAAGGTGTGGGGCCTTTGCGTGCCGATTTGATGAAAAAGGAACTGAACATTTTTACGTTCAATGATCTGCTGGAGCATTTTCCCTACCGTCATCTCGATAAAACAAAGATTACTCCCATTCAACAGGTAACCCTGCAAATGGATTATGTGCAGGTGGCCGGGAGATTAACCGACTTTGAAATTATTGGCGAACGGCAGGGTAAGCGACTGGTGGCACATATTAAGGATGTATCGGGTACTATGGAGCTTACCTGGTTCCAGGGAATTAACTGGGTACAAAAACTACTGGCTATTGGAGAAGATTATCTAGTGTTTGGTAAGCTGAGTTTTTTTATGGGTAAACCTCAGATTGTTCATCCAGAACTGGAAGTACTTACTCATCAGAATGCAGAAGGCAGGCAATTGCTTGAACCTATCTATCCAACAACCGAAAAATTAAAAGCAAAGGGATTAAACGGAAGAAGTATTGCCAAGCTCACAGCAGTGTTGCTGCCGCAAATTCATATTAAAGATTTGCCGGAAAATTTGCCGGAGCATTTGGTTACATCATTAAACTTTCCATCGAGATATGATTCATACAGGCATATGCATTTTCCTGCCGATGCAGATCAGTATGAAGCGGCCTTGAGAAGATTAAAGTTTGAGGAGTTGTTTTTTGCCCAGTTACGTATGGCCATGATCAAGAGCAACCGTCACCGTTTTTCAAAAGGAGTGGTGTTTAATAAAGTGGGCAATCTGTTCAATGAGTTCTACAGCAGGCATCTGCCATTTCAGTTAACAGGTGCACAGAAAAGAGTGTTGAAAGAAATACGGGTGGATACAGCGAAGGGCCACCAGATGAATCGCTTATTACAGGGTGATGTAGGCAGCGGAAAGACGATTGTTGCCCTCTTGACCATGTTACTGGCTGCCGATAATGGTTTTCAGAGTTGTTTAATGGCACCGACTGAAATTCTGGCCCAGCAGCATTTCAACAGTATTTCCGGTTTACTGAAAGAAATGAAGATTGAAGTGAAGCTGCTCACAGGCTCAACCAAAAAAGCTGAACGGGAAAAGATCTTGAATGGCCTGCAATCTGGCGAAGTGCAAATGATCGTAGGTACTCATGCATTGATTGAAGGAATTGTGCAGTTTAAAAATCTTGGGCTGGCCATTGTTGATGAACAGCATCGTTTCGGTGTGGCACAAAGAGCGGAGTTGAAGTTGAAGAATCATGTTCCGCCGCATATGCTGGTAATGACGGCAACACCAATACCGAGGACAATGGCGATGACAGCTTATGGTGATCTGGATTACAGTGTAATGGATGAACTGCCGCCGGGACGTAAACCAATTACCACTGTTCACCGTTATGAAACGGCAAGACCGGCAGTAATGGATTTTGTAAAAGAAGAAATTGCAAAAGGAAGACAGGCATATTTTATTTATCCATTGATTGAAGAAAGTTCAAAGCTTGATTTCGAAAACCTGATGAAAGGATACGAAGAAGTAAAAGCATTTTTCCCTGAGCCGAAGTATTATATCAGTATGGTGCATGGAAAACAAAAAGCAGATGTAAAAGAAACCAATATGATGCGTTTCAAAAAAAATGATACTCAGATCATGGTTGCAACAACAGTAATTGAAGTGGGAGTTGATGTGCCGAATGCAAGTGTGATGGTGATGGAAAGTGCAGAACGGTTTGGTTTATCACAGCTGCATCAGTTGCGTGGAAGAGTGGGAAGAGGAAGCGAACAGAGTTTTTGCATTCTTTTAACAGGGAGCAAATTAACGAATGATGCACGTGAACGGTTAAAGATCATGTGTGCAACCAATGACGGTTTTTTAATAGCAGAAAAAGATCTGGAGCTCCGTGGTCCCGGTGATATTGAAGGCACCAAACAAAGTGGGGTATTGAATTTTAAGCTGGCAAGCATTGTTCAGGATAAAGAATTGCTTGAGCAGGCAAAAATAATCAGTGATGAACTGTTGATTGATGACCCCGACCTGTCTATGGCAAAAAATTTGCTGTTAAAAACTACCTTTTATCAAAAAAAGGGAAAACACAGTGGAGCAAAGTGGCATGAGGAAATAAGCGCAGGAATTTTCCGTTTAATTTGA
- a CDS encoding caspase family protein, whose translation MRIFFFLFLLIAGLPVFAQKEPNKLALIVAISKYAPSTGWNSLNSENDIPLVKEALKRQGFKEENIRIVRDKEATKLGILNAIKQQLIDKAKPGDVCVFHFSGHGEQVFDDNGDEADGYDEALVTYDAPMEYQPGVEKHLRDDEFGLKLEEIRTKLGADGNLLVIIDACHSGTSTRSGLGNYRGTTKKYQPKGYAPKVNENCKRSNLQPGRIKTRTGSDECFLCISSI comes from the coding sequence ATGCGAATCTTCTTCTTTCTTTTTTTACTGATAGCCGGCCTCCCGGTTTTTGCGCAGAAAGAACCAAATAAACTGGCCCTGATTGTTGCCATTTCAAAATATGCACCATCAACCGGCTGGAACAGTTTGAACTCAGAGAATGATATCCCTTTAGTAAAAGAGGCATTAAAACGTCAGGGATTCAAAGAAGAGAATATCAGAATCGTTCGGGATAAGGAAGCTACCAAACTGGGAATCTTAAACGCCATCAAACAGCAATTGATTGATAAAGCAAAGCCGGGTGATGTTTGTGTGTTTCATTTCAGCGGGCATGGTGAACAGGTATTTGACGACAATGGTGATGAAGCTGATGGATATGATGAAGCATTGGTAACTTATGATGCTCCCATGGAATATCAGCCTGGTGTTGAAAAGCATTTACGTGATGATGAGTTTGGATTGAAGCTGGAAGAGATCAGAACCAAATTGGGAGCTGATGGAAATTTACTGGTGATCATTGATGCCTGTCACAGCGGCACAAGTACACGTTCAGGATTAGGCAACTATCGTGGCACAACAAAAAAATACCAACCCAAAGGTTATGCTCCCAAAGTGAATGAAAATTGTAAACGAAGCAATCTTCAACCTGGGCGAATCAAAACCAGGACAGGCTCCGATGAGTGCTTTCTTTGCATCAGCAGCATCTGA
- a CDS encoding energy transducer TonB: protein MEVNKILSADFLDILFEGRNKEYGAYELRRNYERRLRNALLITAGVALLIFLFVLVGRTVGAADKNKVKVSDVTLTDIKQEEQQKIEPPPPPPPKQEPPKIEITKFTPPKIVEDEKFEEKNEVKEQEVITNVGKIDQEGIKDPEVVNPPKVEQETKVVEAPKEDENTVFTKVEVEAQFPGGEGKWNQFVQREVERHIDDLTDDGQAGTCEVQFIVDKEGNVSNVEALSMKGSVLARIACDAIRKGPKWIPAIQNGRQVKAWRRQKITFRLPDEQP from the coding sequence ATGGAAGTAAATAAAATTTTAAGTGCAGATTTCCTTGATATCCTGTTCGAAGGCAGGAACAAGGAGTATGGTGCTTACGAACTCAGAAGAAATTACGAGAGGAGGTTAAGAAACGCCCTGTTGATTACTGCAGGCGTAGCTCTTCTTATTTTCCTGTTTGTTCTTGTTGGCAGAACAGTTGGAGCTGCTGATAAGAATAAAGTAAAAGTTTCTGATGTAACTCTTACTGATATTAAGCAGGAAGAACAGCAGAAAATTGAACCACCACCTCCGCCTCCTCCAAAACAGGAGCCTCCAAAAATTGAAATCACTAAATTCACTCCTCCAAAAATTGTGGAAGATGAAAAATTTGAAGAGAAGAATGAAGTAAAAGAACAGGAAGTGATCACCAACGTAGGTAAGATTGATCAGGAGGGTATCAAAGATCCTGAAGTGGTGAATCCTCCTAAAGTGGAACAGGAAACTAAAGTTGTTGAAGCTCCCAAAGAAGATGAAAACACCGTTTTCACAAAAGTGGAAGTGGAAGCACAGTTCCCGGGTGGTGAAGGAAAATGGAACCAGTTTGTACAGCGTGAAGTGGAACGTCATATTGACGATTTAACTGATGACGGACAAGCAGGTACCTGTGAAGTTCAGTTTATCGTTGACAAAGAAGGAAATGTAAGTAATGTGGAAGCATTGTCCATGAAAGGGTCTGTACTGGCACGTATCGCCTGCGATGCAATCCGTAAAGGTCCAAAATGGATTCCTGCTATTCAAAATGGCCGCCAGGTAAAAGCATGGCGACGTCAGAAAATTACGTTCCGTCTTCCAGACGAGCAACCTTAA
- a CDS encoding MotA/TolQ/ExbB proton channel family protein codes for MKLNLQQQKAASSVQAKQSTNIISWIAPIACIIAGYAFWRFVMGNPSGFSEPATEGWFWPKHHKPIGALNAIYEGGIIVPLLIGLFLMVVVFSIERFLTISKAMGSANVTDFIRKVQYHLANKNLDAALAECDKQKGSVANVMKAGLKKYREMTEVSNLDTEQKVAGIQKEVEEATALELPMLSKNLVFLSTITSVATLIALLGTVLGMIRSFSALGKEGGGGDAGALAIGISEALYNTALCIGTSSIAMVMYNVFTTKIDSITYGIDETSFTLTQSFASQYK; via the coding sequence CTGAAACTAAACCTACAGCAGCAAAAAGCTGCCTCTTCAGTTCAAGCGAAACAGAGTACGAACATTATTTCATGGATTGCTCCAATTGCATGTATCATTGCCGGGTATGCTTTCTGGCGTTTTGTTATGGGTAACCCCAGTGGCTTCTCTGAACCTGCAACAGAAGGTTGGTTCTGGCCGAAACATCATAAGCCAATTGGTGCGTTGAATGCGATTTATGAAGGCGGTATCATTGTACCATTATTGATTGGATTGTTCCTGATGGTAGTTGTATTTTCTATTGAGCGTTTTCTTACCATCAGCAAAGCAATGGGTTCTGCTAACGTAACTGACTTTATCCGTAAAGTACAGTATCATCTTGCTAACAAAAATCTGGATGCTGCTTTAGCTGAGTGTGATAAGCAAAAAGGTTCTGTTGCAAATGTGATGAAAGCAGGTTTGAAAAAATACCGTGAAATGACCGAGGTAAGCAACCTGGATACAGAACAAAAAGTTGCCGGCATTCAAAAAGAAGTGGAAGAAGCAACAGCACTCGAACTTCCGATGCTTTCTAAAAATCTGGTATTCTTATCAACCATTACTTCCGTTGCAACACTGATTGCCCTGTTGGGAACAGTATTAGGTATGATCCGTTCATTCTCTGCCCTTGGTAAAGAAGGCGGTGGTGGTGATGCCGGTGCATTGGCGATTGGTATCTCTGAAGCCTTGTATAACACAGCATTGTGTATCGGTACATCATCAATTGCGATGGTTATGTACAACGTGTTTACAACTAAAATTGACTCAATTACCTACGGTATTGATGAAACCAGTTTTACATTGACTCAAAGTTTTGCTTCTCAGTATAAATAA
- the mnmE gene encoding tRNA uridine-5-carboxymethylaminomethyl(34) synthesis GTPase MnmE: MLGKLTGWDDTIVALATPHGIGAIGVIRLSGGKSIEIVNRLFPSKDLQQQKSHTIHVGFLKDGEKILDEVVISLFKNPKSYTGEDVIEISCHGSPFIQEQVINTIVKYGARLAKPGEFTQRAFLKGKLDLTQAEAVADLIASKTEASQRTALHNIRGGFSLVLKELREQLIQFSALIELELDFSQEDVEFADRTKFYALIHHAQEVTNDLLQSFQLGNVIKNGVSVAIVGKPNAGKSTLLNTLLNENRAIVSEIAGTTRDTIEEIINIDGILFRLIDTAGIRESTDEIESIGVERSMEKMLIADIVLYLFDVNSESQAELETALQQVRGQNKNYIAVGNKVDLLGEEKAQQKFSGDAVLFIAAKSNRHVNVLKERLADKVVQGTIHSENTIVTNARHFTALQEVEKSLNDIHAGLENKLSSDLLALDIRMCLHYLGEITGEITNEDRLDYIFSKFCIGK, from the coding sequence ATGCTGGGAAAACTCACAGGATGGGATGATACAATTGTTGCTTTGGCCACTCCTCATGGTATTGGCGCCATTGGCGTAATACGTTTAAGCGGAGGCAAATCCATTGAAATAGTTAATCGTTTATTTCCGTCAAAAGATCTGCAGCAACAAAAATCTCACACTATTCATGTAGGCTTTTTAAAAGACGGAGAAAAAATACTGGATGAAGTTGTTATTTCTCTTTTTAAAAACCCGAAAAGTTATACGGGCGAAGATGTAATTGAAATTTCCTGTCATGGTTCACCTTTTATACAGGAGCAGGTAATCAATACGATTGTAAAGTATGGAGCAAGATTAGCTAAGCCCGGCGAGTTTACACAACGGGCTTTCTTAAAAGGCAAACTTGATTTAACACAGGCGGAAGCTGTTGCTGATTTAATTGCCAGTAAAACTGAAGCATCTCAAAGAACAGCGCTTCATAATATTCGTGGAGGGTTTTCTCTTGTCTTAAAAGAACTGAGAGAACAGCTCATTCAGTTTTCTGCATTGATTGAACTGGAACTCGATTTTTCACAGGAAGATGTAGAGTTTGCAGACCGCACAAAATTTTATGCACTGATTCATCATGCACAAGAAGTAACCAACGATTTATTGCAGTCATTTCAATTGGGAAATGTAATTAAGAATGGGGTAAGTGTTGCCATTGTTGGAAAACCCAATGCAGGCAAATCGACATTGCTTAATACACTGTTGAATGAGAACAGGGCCATTGTAAGTGAAATTGCAGGTACTACAAGAGATACTATAGAAGAAATTATAAATATTGATGGAATTTTATTTCGATTGATCGATACAGCGGGCATCAGGGAAAGTACAGATGAAATTGAAAGTATTGGTGTGGAAAGAAGTATGGAGAAGATGCTGATAGCGGATATTGTTCTTTATTTGTTCGATGTAAATAGCGAATCGCAGGCTGAACTGGAAACTGCTTTACAGCAGGTACGGGGGCAGAATAAAAACTATATCGCTGTTGGCAATAAAGTTGATCTGCTGGGTGAAGAAAAAGCACAGCAAAAATTTTCAGGAGATGCGGTTTTGTTTATTGCTGCAAAATCAAACAGGCATGTGAATGTGTTGAAGGAGCGTTTAGCTGACAAAGTAGTGCAGGGAACTATTCATTCAGAAAATACAATTGTTACCAATGCCCGGCATTTCACTGCTTTACAGGAAGTGGAAAAATCACTCAATGATATTCATGCCGGACTGGAAAATAAATTATCAAGCGACCTGCTTGCACTGGATATCCGTATGTGTTTGCATTATCTTGGAGAGATTACAGGAGAAATTACCAATGAAGACAGGCTGGATTATATATTCTCTAAATTCTGTATCGGAAAGTAA
- a CDS encoding biopolymer transporter ExbD, with amino-acid sequence MAAIEESGGGGHKKGAGVKKQARKDARVDMTPMVDLGFLLITFFIFTTTINSPKAFKLNVPDDSAKDDEQTEAKASGAFTVLLSKDNNVFYYEGQLASDGSNFKSSSFKEIRAELLRKKANTPEKDLVVIIKPDESSVYKNVVDMLDEMQITDIRRYAVVDIFPGEVELIKATQGSSPAAK; translated from the coding sequence ATGGCAGCGATAGAAGAAAGTGGTGGTGGTGGCCATAAGAAAGGCGCCGGGGTCAAGAAGCAGGCCCGTAAAGATGCCAGGGTGGATATGACGCCCATGGTTGATCTTGGATTTTTGCTCATTACGTTCTTTATCTTCACTACAACGATCAACAGCCCTAAAGCGTTTAAACTCAACGTTCCTGACGATTCAGCCAAGGACGATGAGCAAACTGAAGCAAAGGCTTCAGGCGCTTTTACTGTGCTGTTAAGCAAGGATAACAATGTTTTTTATTACGAAGGACAATTGGCATCTGATGGATCCAACTTTAAATCTTCCAGTTTTAAAGAAATCCGTGCTGAATTGTTGAGGAAAAAAGCAAATACACCCGAAAAGGATCTCGTGGTTATTATAAAGCCCGATGAGAGTTCGGTGTATAAAAACGTAGTGGATATGCTCGATGAGATGCAGATAACAGACATCAGACGGTATGCAGTAGTAGATATTTTTCCAGGCGAAGTTGAGCTTATTAAGGCTACTCAGGGAAGCTCTCCTGCCGCTAAATAA
- a CDS encoding biopolymer transporter ExbD codes for MSSIENKNDKRTVRIDFAPMVDLGFLLITFFIYTTTMMEQKAFGLNVPADGPGTESPLSATITLKMKENGMVDYLEGNEQHILAQGTAYLYGKPSLREHLLNKRQRIISQLGTDDQYTVIIQPSANTSYKEVVDVFDEMTITDIKKYVLVDDKAKQ; via the coding sequence ATGAGCAGCATAGAAAACAAAAACGATAAGCGAACTGTACGGATTGATTTTGCACCAATGGTTGATCTTGGTTTTTTACTGATCACGTTTTTTATTTACACTACAACAATGATGGAGCAAAAGGCATTTGGCTTAAATGTTCCTGCTGATGGGCCGGGCACAGAATCTCCGCTATCTGCAACTATTACGCTAAAAATGAAAGAGAATGGAATGGTTGATTATCTCGAGGGAAATGAGCAGCACATTCTTGCTCAAGGAACTGCTTACCTCTATGGTAAGCCTTCCCTGCGTGAACATCTGCTGAACAAGCGGCAACGTATCATCAGCCAGTTGGGCACCGACGATCAGTATACTGTCATCATTCAACCTTCTGCTAATACCAGCTATAAAGAAGTGGTTGATGTATTTGATGAAATGACGATCACTGATATTAAAAAATATGTACTGGTTGATGATAAAGCCAAGCAGTAA